In one Dehalococcoidia bacterium genomic region, the following are encoded:
- a CDS encoding ABC-F family ATP-binding cassette domain-containing protein, which translates to MLVASLQNVSAHFGSQIVLDGVSFQIDDSEKLGLIGRNGSGKTTLLNILTGSVEPTSGTVVVPSATTVGYVPQYIDAQDDVTVQGYLLSDYNRVSNELRRAEQGLESANEARTARALNVYQRARDAYDRMDGERFVDEARSMLASMGLEGKDTQQIGSLSGGEQNVLSLTKALLSKPDLLLLDEPGNHLDFLGMAWLEDFLLRFRGAVLVVSHNRYLLDRVAGGILELENGRVTRYEGNYSAYRAQRLRGLLSQQSDYIANQKRLAKLEALVHRFEQIARVNSDPAWGRRLRARRSQLEREKRQAVEKPEFDTSAIRTHFDSAPTRANIAVQVRSYTRGYGDELLFDDAEMEVNGGETVALVGANGTGKSTLLRDIVENGAWDAEHIRVGPSMKLGYSAQQQETLDDSQTVVQQLREVAPMSIQAAFVLLSALLFDRDDMDKMVGDLSGGERNRLQIARLMATKPNLLILDEPTNHMDIPSQEAVEEALDEFQGTLLVVSHDRYFLDKLAERVIEIRDRKMVSYPGGFSEFWQSRRPTDKRVVGRVSRRRRRSEPDRVQRAHDRQAQADLERRIQEAEARKLDLENEMAHAFANREMRQGRRSQRQLERLTSELQDLYDRWVESG; encoded by the coding sequence ATGCTGGTCGCCAGTCTTCAAAATGTATCCGCCCACTTCGGCTCGCAAATCGTGCTTGACGGGGTGTCGTTCCAGATCGACGACTCTGAGAAGCTGGGACTGATCGGCAGGAACGGTTCCGGCAAGACCACCCTGCTCAACATCCTGACCGGAAGCGTGGAGCCGACCTCTGGCACAGTTGTCGTTCCGAGCGCAACGACGGTCGGATACGTACCTCAGTACATCGATGCGCAGGACGACGTCACGGTGCAGGGCTACCTGCTGTCAGACTACAACCGGGTCTCAAACGAACTGCGCCGGGCGGAGCAAGGGCTGGAGTCGGCGAACGAAGCCAGGACGGCCCGCGCCCTGAACGTGTACCAGCGTGCTCGTGATGCCTACGATAGGATGGACGGCGAGCGATTTGTCGACGAGGCAAGGTCGATGCTGGCGAGCATGGGGCTGGAGGGCAAGGACACACAGCAGATCGGCTCGCTATCCGGCGGAGAGCAGAACGTGCTCTCTCTCACCAAGGCACTGCTCTCCAAGCCCGACCTCCTGCTGCTCGACGAGCCCGGCAACCACCTCGACTTCCTCGGCATGGCGTGGCTCGAAGACTTCCTGCTCAGGTTCAGGGGCGCGGTGCTGGTCGTGTCGCACAACCGTTACCTGCTTGACAGGGTCGCCGGCGGAATCCTGGAGCTGGAGAACGGCCGAGTCACCCGCTACGAGGGAAACTACTCTGCGTACCGTGCACAGAGACTTCGAGGTCTGCTTTCCCAGCAGTCGGACTACATCGCCAACCAGAAGCGGCTGGCCAAGCTGGAGGCACTCGTCCACCGCTTCGAGCAGATCGCGAGGGTGAACAGCGACCCAGCATGGGGGAGGCGACTCAGGGCTCGACGCTCACAGCTCGAGCGCGAGAAGAGGCAGGCGGTGGAGAAGCCGGAGTTCGACACCTCTGCCATTCGCACTCACTTCGACTCCGCTCCCACGCGGGCGAACATCGCGGTGCAGGTGCGCAGCTACACGCGTGGGTATGGCGATGAACTGCTCTTCGATGACGCTGAGATGGAAGTCAACGGTGGCGAGACTGTTGCGCTGGTCGGGGCCAATGGGACAGGCAAGAGCACTCTGCTGCGAGACATAGTCGAGAATGGCGCATGGGACGCCGAGCACATCCGGGTCGGACCAAGCATGAAATTAGGGTACTCAGCGCAGCAGCAGGAGACCCTGGACGACAGTCAGACCGTCGTTCAGCAGCTCCGTGAAGTGGCACCCATGTCCATCCAGGCCGCGTTTGTACTCCTCAGCGCCCTTCTGTTCGATCGCGATGACATGGACAAGATGGTGGGCGATCTGTCGGGAGGCGAGCGAAACCGACTTCAGATCGCGCGCCTGATGGCGACGAAGCCCAACCTGCTGATCCTCGACGAGCCGACCAACCATATGGACATACCGTCCCAGGAGGCGGTCGAGGAGGCGCTGGATGAGTTCCAGGGCACACTGCTGGTCGTATCGCACGACAGGTACTTCTTGGACAAGCTGGCCGAGCGGGTTATCGAGATCAGGGACCGCAAGATGGTCTCCTATCCGGGCGGATTCAGCGAGTTCTGGCAGTCTCGGAGACCGACCGACAAGCGTGTGGTGGGGCGAGTGTCCAGGCGTCGGCGACGATCAGAGCCAGACAGGGTCCAAAGGGCACACGACCGGCAGGCGCAAGCTGATCTCGAAAGGCGCATCCAAGAGGCAGAGGCGAGGAAGTTGGACCTCGAGAACGAGATGGCCCACGCGTTCGCCAATCGGGAGATGCGGCAGGGACGCCGCTCCCAGCGTCAGCTCGAAAGGCTGACGTCGGAGTTGCAGGACCTGTACGACAGGTGGGTCGAGTCAGGGTAG
- a CDS encoding Asp-tRNA(Asn)/Glu-tRNA(Gln) amidotransferase GatCAB subunit A has protein sequence MADRDLIYLSATELGRRIQAGEVSPVEAAEAYLERIVEVEPKLNAYITVLGDEAIESARQAESEIAAGNHRGPLHGVPVGVKDQIHTAGILTTSASKLRADFVPDEDATVVRNLKRAGAVIIGKLNMTELAFGDPITSAFGVTGNPWDPPRNPGTSSTGSGAATASFMCATSLGEDTGGSVRGPAANCGLVGLRPSWGRVSRYGVDGASWSLDTIGPVSRTAEDCAATIGAIAGYDPRDSYTWDTPVPDYPSLLGGGISGLRIGVVKEFTDPELSPATPETLDAISAATEVLIELGAEVQQVSLPLAPLAGVASRTISAVERAGLNPQWIRERAEDFHPNIRVQLMTADLIPATVYNKAQKMRSMIRAQALEMLESVDVLLMPTSPAPPQVMDLTAGINSEREASSWLSDASFRGLFSMVSGPALSICCGFTTEDGVELPLAMQIAGRPFDEATLLRVAHTYEQATEWHTRRPPI, from the coding sequence ATGGCCGATAGAGACCTCATCTACCTGTCAGCGACGGAGCTTGGGCGGAGAATACAGGCGGGTGAAGTCTCACCAGTAGAGGCCGCAGAAGCGTACCTCGAACGCATCGTAGAGGTGGAGCCGAAGCTCAACGCGTACATCACCGTGCTAGGCGATGAAGCGATCGAGTCGGCACGGCAGGCCGAGTCCGAGATCGCGGCCGGAAACCACAGGGGGCCGCTGCACGGCGTTCCAGTCGGGGTGAAGGACCAGATTCACACCGCCGGCATCCTGACGACGAGCGCGTCGAAGCTCAGGGCGGACTTCGTTCCCGACGAGGACGCCACTGTCGTCCGCAACCTTAAGAGAGCAGGCGCGGTGATCATCGGCAAGCTGAACATGACCGAACTGGCCTTCGGCGACCCAATCACGTCAGCGTTCGGAGTCACTGGAAACCCGTGGGACCCGCCACGAAATCCAGGGACGTCCAGCACAGGTTCCGGGGCAGCGACAGCCTCGTTCATGTGTGCTACTTCCCTTGGAGAGGACACAGGTGGATCTGTGCGCGGCCCCGCTGCCAACTGCGGACTGGTGGGCCTGAGGCCATCGTGGGGCAGGGTCAGCCGGTACGGAGTGGACGGCGCGTCGTGGTCGCTCGACACCATCGGGCCGGTCTCCAGGACCGCAGAGGACTGTGCGGCGACCATAGGCGCGATAGCGGGCTACGATCCGCGCGACTCGTACACGTGGGACACACCGGTGCCGGACTACCCGTCGCTCCTCGGAGGCGGCATATCAGGTCTGAGAATCGGCGTGGTCAAGGAGTTCACCGATCCCGAGTTATCTCCCGCCACACCTGAAACGCTTGACGCGATCTCTGCCGCAACTGAAGTGCTCATCGAGCTGGGAGCGGAAGTCCAGCAGGTGTCGCTGCCGCTGGCTCCACTTGCGGGGGTTGCGAGCCGCACCATCAGCGCGGTCGAGCGGGCAGGCCTAAACCCGCAATGGATTCGCGAGAGGGCTGAGGACTTCCATCCCAACATCAGGGTGCAGCTGATGACCGCGGACCTGATCCCGGCCACCGTGTACAACAAGGCGCAGAAGATGCGGTCGATGATACGCGCCCAGGCTCTCGAGATGCTTGAATCCGTTGACGTGCTGCTGATGCCGACATCGCCTGCTCCACCGCAGGTGATGGACCTCACCGCGGGCATAAACAGCGAACGCGAAGCATCATCGTGGCTGTCGGATGCCAGTTTCAGGGGCCTGTTCAGCATGGTCAGCGGTCCTGCGCTGTCCATATGCTGCGGGTTCACCACCGAAGACGGGGTCGAGCTGCCCCTGGCCATGCAGATCGCTGGCAGACCGTTCGATGAGGCCACTCTATTGAGAGTCGCCCACACTTACGAGCAGGCGACCGAGTGGCACACACGCCGGCCACCGATTTAG
- a CDS encoding GDP-mannose 4,6-dehydratase yields the protein MAHTPATDLEVSDVLITGAAGFGGSNLSRALLKQGYSVTGLDITAPGHADLLRHELCNPHFSYVWKSIQDIQPGDVEGHSVVVHMAAQPDTPLGFESPRYTVMQNIDGTVALLEAVRHAGCVSKVIFAGSGNEVGRPLYSPIDEDHPLTPHNPYGFSKAAAELALWSWHRAYGVPSIVMTTGVVIGPNMRREVFIFKWLWNALCGKPIIVEGGQQTRDVSYIDDAVKAWVLAIQAPHRDVVGHKFLVGSGREYSIDELAKICRNVAGTDVPIEYVDYRPGEEGQREAFNPDKARRVLGYSPKIGPEEAISLTAEWISHLAGSSPSHVQAHARPPEK from the coding sequence GTGGCACACACGCCGGCCACCGATTTAGAAGTGAGTGACGTCCTGATTACCGGGGCCGCCGGATTTGGCGGGTCCAACCTGTCGAGAGCACTACTCAAGCAGGGGTACAGCGTAACCGGGCTGGATATCACAGCACCAGGCCACGCTGACCTGTTGCGACACGAACTGTGCAATCCACACTTCAGCTACGTGTGGAAGAGCATCCAGGACATTCAACCCGGGGACGTGGAGGGCCATTCGGTCGTGGTGCATATGGCAGCTCAACCAGATACCCCCCTTGGCTTCGAGTCACCGCGTTACACCGTCATGCAGAACATAGATGGCACCGTCGCCTTGCTGGAAGCAGTGCGACACGCTGGATGCGTGTCGAAAGTGATATTTGCTGGATCCGGGAATGAAGTCGGTCGCCCACTCTATTCCCCCATCGACGAAGATCATCCTCTGACTCCGCACAATCCGTACGGGTTCTCTAAGGCGGCAGCCGAACTCGCCCTGTGGTCGTGGCATCGAGCCTACGGGGTACCGTCAATCGTCATGACCACAGGCGTTGTTATCGGTCCCAACATGCGACGCGAGGTCTTCATATTCAAGTGGTTATGGAACGCTCTGTGTGGCAAGCCCATAATCGTTGAGGGCGGACAGCAGACGAGGGATGTGTCCTACATTGACGACGCAGTGAAGGCGTGGGTTCTTGCGATTCAAGCGCCTCACAGAGATGTCGTAGGGCACAAATTCCTCGTGGGCTCCGGCCGAGAGTACTCCATCGATGAACTGGCAAAGATCTGTCGGAACGTGGCCGGGACAGACGTCCCGATCGAATACGTCGACTACCGACCTGGGGAAGAGGGTCAGCGCGAGGCGTTCAACCCCGACAAAGCCCGGCGGGTACTGGGGTACTCTCCAAAGATTGGGCCTGAAGAGGCCATCTCTCTAACCGCCGAGTGGATAAGCCACCTTGCGGGCTCCTCGCCAAGCCACGTTCAGGCCCACGCGCGACCTCCAGAGAAGTAA
- a CDS encoding histidine phosphatase family protein gives MNGYSPVDYILDGLESIPDRIDAALVIRHAEREEIRTGTFGVDVPLTAHGVVSAAQLGKALIAGRQVFVTSSPVPRCVQTAEAILQGCGSDSPVQLDRTLGDPGPFVVDPEVSGPLFLETDILDIVRRQLSGSEPPAGMRPTADGVGMLIELVARGLGRSGRVNVFVTHDSILAVLVASMLGKSADQIGWPDFLDGLLLWRSRVGLNVAWRGARKVAYPLGG, from the coding sequence GTGAACGGCTACAGCCCTGTCGACTACATTCTGGACGGGCTGGAATCGATTCCTGACCGAATAGACGCTGCGCTGGTAATCAGGCATGCCGAGAGGGAGGAAATCCGGACTGGCACTTTTGGAGTCGACGTTCCACTGACTGCGCATGGTGTCGTATCGGCGGCTCAGCTTGGAAAGGCACTGATCGCGGGTAGACAAGTTTTCGTCACATCAAGTCCGGTGCCGAGGTGTGTTCAGACCGCTGAGGCTATTCTCCAAGGTTGTGGCAGCGACTCCCCGGTTCAACTCGATCGCACATTGGGTGACCCTGGCCCGTTTGTCGTGGACCCCGAAGTTTCGGGCCCTCTGTTCTTGGAGACAGATATACTCGACATTGTACGCCGCCAGTTGTCAGGCTCCGAGCCGCCGGCAGGAATGCGTCCTACCGCAGATGGCGTCGGGATGCTAATTGAACTCGTCGCACGCGGGCTGGGACGCAGCGGACGTGTGAATGTGTTTGTTACCCACGACTCCATACTGGCTGTGTTAGTGGCCAGTATGCTCGGAAAGTCGGCCGATCAGATTGGGTGGCCCGACTTTTTGGACGGATTACTTCTCTGGAGGTCGCGCGTGGGCCTGAACGTGGCTTGGCGAGGAGCCCGCAAGGTGGCTTATCCACTCGGCGGTTAG
- a CDS encoding methyltransferase, translating into MNATWLDYTLSTEGTHHLLNGKPAYTQRFLEVQKFHEPGLAPARDSTGAYHITSDGLPAYLSRFVETYGFYDGKAAVQTHRGWCHILPDGSPLHSEMYAWCGNFQEGRCPVRLNDGSYFHTTDDGSPAYSERYSYAGDFRDGIAVVQRSDGKHTHIDASGNLVHSRWFLDLDVFHKGHARACDSNGWHHVDTRGVQLYESRFRSVEPFYNGQSRVERFDGSLSTINHSGNTTLELRKPTHSPLEELSGEMVGLWRTQTIRVAVELGVFEPLPATAEQIESRCHLAADTGNRLLHALMEMGLVSRDEGDLYHPTDRGSYLSRKHPLSLADAALHWGRESYAAWSDVVHALRTGQPGFESAFGKNFFEWVGERPGDLRSYHNAMATYAKHDYRDLAEAVNFTGHQSILDAGGGTGELTFALLRSCPGLFGVVMDRPEVTSTAKVPEDLDGRCTFVGADLFEKWPISSETIVLARVLHDWSDSDALRILKRARESMCADNILYVVEMVKDDTTGSGSLLDLHMLVTTGGAERTEAQFRYMLDSSGFRVLDVIPTESVSSVIRAVAV; encoded by the coding sequence GTGAACGCCACTTGGCTGGACTACACGTTGTCCACAGAAGGCACCCATCACCTGCTCAACGGGAAACCCGCGTACACCCAGAGGTTCTTGGAGGTTCAGAAGTTTCACGAGCCTGGTCTAGCGCCGGCCAGGGACAGCACGGGCGCCTACCACATCACTTCTGACGGGTTGCCAGCGTATCTCTCCCGCTTCGTAGAGACCTATGGTTTCTACGATGGGAAAGCTGCAGTCCAAACCCATCGCGGATGGTGCCACATCCTCCCCGACGGAAGTCCCCTTCACTCGGAGATGTACGCCTGGTGCGGGAACTTCCAGGAGGGCCGATGTCCGGTCCGCTTAAACGACGGCAGCTATTTTCACACCACTGACGACGGTTCTCCTGCCTACTCAGAGCGCTACAGCTACGCCGGCGACTTTAGGGACGGAATCGCTGTCGTTCAGAGGTCAGATGGCAAACACACCCACATAGACGCGTCAGGGAATCTTGTCCACAGTCGCTGGTTCTTGGACCTCGATGTCTTCCACAAGGGACACGCGAGAGCTTGCGACTCGAACGGATGGCATCATGTGGACACAAGGGGAGTGCAACTGTACGAGAGTAGGTTCAGAAGTGTTGAGCCCTTCTACAACGGGCAGTCCAGAGTAGAGAGGTTCGACGGCTCTCTGTCGACGATAAACCACTCAGGCAATACCACGCTCGAGCTTAGGAAGCCTACGCACTCTCCTCTGGAGGAGCTTTCCGGCGAAATGGTTGGCCTCTGGAGGACTCAGACCATTCGTGTCGCGGTCGAACTCGGAGTGTTTGAACCGTTACCCGCCACGGCGGAGCAAATCGAGAGCAGGTGCCACCTTGCTGCGGATACCGGCAACAGATTGCTGCACGCGTTGATGGAAATGGGTCTGGTAAGCCGAGACGAGGGCGATCTCTACCATCCCACTGACAGAGGTTCTTACTTATCTAGGAAACATCCACTCTCGCTGGCCGATGCGGCTCTCCACTGGGGCAGGGAGTCGTACGCGGCCTGGTCAGATGTAGTTCACGCGCTACGTACAGGTCAGCCCGGCTTTGAAAGTGCTTTTGGAAAGAACTTCTTCGAATGGGTGGGGGAACGTCCTGGAGATCTGCGGTCATATCACAATGCTATGGCCACGTACGCTAAGCACGACTACCGTGACTTGGCCGAGGCCGTCAACTTCACCGGTCATCAGAGTATCTTGGATGCCGGCGGTGGAACTGGAGAGTTGACCTTTGCTCTGTTGCGTTCCTGTCCTGGCTTGTTCGGGGTGGTGATGGACAGACCCGAGGTAACATCTACCGCCAAAGTCCCAGAAGACTTGGATGGCCGCTGCACTTTCGTGGGTGCTGACCTGTTCGAGAAGTGGCCGATATCATCTGAGACAATAGTTCTCGCAAGAGTGCTGCACGACTGGTCGGATTCAGACGCGCTGAGAATTCTGAAACGCGCCCGGGAATCGATGTGCGCAGACAACATCCTCTATGTAGTCGAGATGGTTAAGGATGACACAACAGGTTCAGGTAGCTTGCTCGACCTGCACATGCTCGTGACTACCGGAGGCGCCGAACGAACCGAAGCCCAGTTCAGATACATGCTGGACAGTTCAGGATTTAGGGTACTTGACGTGATACCGACTGAGTCGGTCAGTTCCGTAATCCGTGCGGTGGCAGTGTGA